The Armatimonadota bacterium DNA window CGTCTCCACCTGTGGAAGACTTGGAAAAACCAGAACGGACTTCGCCTTCCATCAGTCGCTTTCTCTGACTCGAGTCCGATTTGGCAACCGCCTGTTCGACTTAAGCCCTGACGAAAGGGCCGCTGGATCAATACTGATTCGGCTGATTCTCCCCCTAACCCCCCTCATGGGCTTCGCCAATGAGGGGGGAACTCAGAATATATCACCGAGTCGGCGCAAAGACTTCTAGCACATAGCAAGGTGCATCACAAGGGTCATACATCTCGCACAAAATGCGGCAACGATCCGCTTCTGAGTGGCACTTGAAATATGGACCGTCGCATAGCTCAGGGTCAGCAAAGGTGGAGCATGATTGCACGTCTAGCCAAAAGTTCACGATCAGATACCCTTTGCTCTCCCACTCATCGCCGGGATCAACGAACTGAAGGTTCTCCCTTTCTATAAACTCTTCGGCTTTCTTTAATTCTGATTCGTACTCTGCTGGATCCTTGAAATCGATCTGCCGAAAGTAGAACATCGAAGTGACGGTTTCTTTGGGGTACGGGTGGGCAAGGCCAAGCAACTGACCACCTTCGGGTGGGGGTGGAACCTCGCTCAAGTTTAGCCAAAGGCAGCTAAGCCATCCGGTGCCATTGTAGAAGCCGGGGATGAATATACCGAACGCTTGACCGAACATCGGTTGGTCTTTATGAACGTAGGTGTATGCGAACAGCTTGCTGGGCTTCATTATTTGGTCCTTTAGCGATTCTACTTCGCATGCAGGTTGAACTTGGAATTGGAATCGCCGCGATGATTTTCTCCCCCCTAGCCCCCCTCATTGGCAAAGCCCATGAGGGGGGCTAGGAGGTCGGGGCGCAACTTGGAATTGCAGTGTGGTGGGAGCGTCAGGGGAGTGGGAGTTTGGAGATGGTTCCCCCTGATCTAGGACCAAATCCCCACAAATAGATTGACACTCTGGGCGCTGGAGTGCCAAAATCTAGCAGTCAAGCACGGGGATTGCTATCAATTTCAAGCCCGTGCGCGTAAGAACAACTATGGCAAACATCAAACCTTTGGGCGATAAAGTCGTCGTGAAGCTCATCGAAGCCGAAGAAAAGACCGCCAGTGGTCTTTATCTTCCTGACAGTGCCAAGAAGAAGCCAACCGAGGGCGAAGTCATTGCCACCGGCAACGGACGAGTCTTGGACAACGGTCAACGCAACACGCTGAATGTCAAGGTCGGCGATCGCGTTCTCTTCAGCAAGTACGGCGGAAATGAAGTCAACGTGGACGGTCAGGACTACACGATCCTCGACGAAGACCAAATCTACGCCATCGTCAACAACTAATTCACTTAAAGGAGAAAACAAACATGTCTGCAAAAAATCTTACATTCGAAGAATCGGCACGACGCGCGCTGGAGCGCGGTGTCAACAAGGTCGCTGATGCGGTGAAGGTCACCCTCGGCCCCAAGGGCCGAAACGTGGTGCTCGACAAGAAGTGGGGCAGCCCAACCATCACTAAGGACGGCGTTAGCGTCGCTAAGGAAATCGAACTCGAAGATCCAAACGAGAATATGGGCGCGCAGCTCTGCAAGGAAGTTGCTAGCAAGACCAACGACGTTGCTGGCGACGGCACCACCACTGCTACCGTTCTCGCACAGTCGATCGTCAACGAAGGTCTGCGATACGTTGCTGCTGGCGGTAACCCAATCGCTGTAAAGCGCGGCATCGACAAGGCCGTCGCTCTCGTTGTCGAGCAGATCAAGGCTGCCAGCGAGCCGGTCAAGGATAAGGAGCAAGTCGAATTCGTCGCGACCATCGCTGGTAACGACCCAGAAATCGGAAAGCACGTTGCCGAAGCCATGGACAAGGTCGGCAAGGATGGCGTGATCACCGTCGAAGAAAGCAAGAGCCGAGAGACCGTTCTTGAAGTCGTCGAAGGTATGCAGTTCGACCGCGGCTACATTTCGCCTTACTTCGTCACCGATCCAGAGCGCATGGAAGCCGTTCTTGAGAATCCTCTGATCCTCATCCACGAGAAGAAGATCAGCAGCGCGCAAGACTTCTTGCCGTTCCTCGAAAAGGCATCCACCGCTCGACGGCCAATCTTGATCCTCGCTGAAGATATCGAAGGCGAAGCTCTGGCCACCATCGTGCTCAACAAGATTCGCGGCGTTCTGCAGATCGCGGCTGTCAAGGCTCCTGGCTTTGGCGATCGACGAAAGGCAATGCTCGAAGATATCGCTGTTCTCACCAACGGCACCTTCGTTAGCGAAGATCTCGGCACCAAGCTCGACAACGTGACCATCGACCTCCTCGGTACCGCCAAGAAGGTGGTTATCACCAAGGAAGAAACCACGATCATCGAAGGCGCCGGCACTAAGGATCAGGTCCTCGGCCGAATCGCTCAGATCAAGGCACAAATCGAAGCCACTGAAAGCAACTACGACCGCGAAAAGCTGCAAGAACGACTTGCTAAGCTCAGCGGTGGCGTGGCTGTGATCAAGGTTGGTGCAAGCACCGAAACCGAGCTCAAGGAAAAGAAGCACCGCTACGAAGATGCTCTTTCGGCAACTCGCGCAGCTGTTGAAGAAGGCATCGTTCCTGGCGGCGGAACCACTTTGCTCCGCGCTGCTGACGCCATCGACGCCAGCAAGTCGGAAGGCGACGAGCTCACCGGTATGTTGATCGTGAAGCGAGCACTCGAAGCTCCGCTCCGCACTATCGCCGAGAACGCAGGCATGGAAGGCAGCGTGGTCGTTGGTCAGGTCCGAGGCAGCAAGGCTCCGATGGGTCTCAACGCCGCTACCGGCGAAATGGTTGACCTCGTCAAGTCGGGCATCGTCGATCCTGCAAAGGTGACCCGAAGCACGATCCAGAATGCTGCATCCATCGCGGGTCTGGTTCTCACCACTGAAGTCTTGGTGGTCGAAAAGCCAGAGCCGAAGAAGGCCATGCCAAACCCAGGAATGGGCGGCATGGACGGCATGGACTACTAAGTCTAGATTGACTTAAGTCCACCGGTCCCCTTGGTCAGATTTGGCCAGGGGGACTTTGATTTTGAATCCCGCTCACCAGATTTTCTGTAATATTGATAGAGATGATCTACCCAAAGGACCATCGTGTCAAAACTAGTCAGGACGGCGATACGCTGACGATAACCTATCGACTCGGGAAAAGAATCTATGCATTAGGTTCGTTACTGATTTTCTCATTTCCATTCCTTCCACTCTTAAGCGTCGGGTCAGTTACACGTTCTGGTGAAGTCCAAACTCTACAATCGATGGTCGGCACTGGATTGTTTATTGCACTGTTTTTTTGGCCACTTTGCTATTTGAGTCTTGTGTTTGCAAAGAATTTTGTAACGGTCAAAGCGACCAAGAGCAAGCTAGAAATTGTGAACGGCCCACTTCCATTCTGCCGTACTCGAGAATACGATGCCGAAAAGATCATTCAGTTTTTCGTATGTGATGTTAGGTCGAATCGCACTTTGATTGACTCGGTGAAACTGGTAGACACCGAACACATTGTTCGGCCAGTGACAGACCAACACCCGAGTAAGTTCGCCGCATTGGATATCTGCCATTCTCTCCAGCAGTTCTATGGGCTTGAGAAGAGAGAGATATACGGGCTAACGACGCATCAAAAGCCGAATATCAATCACTAGTTATGCGTCGCCTCAGGACCAATAAGTGAGAAACTGATTGCAATGATCTATCCAAAGGACCATCGAATCAAAATCACTCAAGACGATGATACGTTGACGATTCGTTACCGATGGACGAACCGAGTCCTTGCAGTGATCGCGCCGTTTCTATTTATTCTTCCACTATCGCCTTTGATAAGCCTTATCATGGGAACGAGTTCCGGAGAACCTCAGAATCTGTTACCTTTGTTTGGAATCACTTCGGTTTCCGCCATATTTTTTTGGCCGCTTAGTTATAGCGCTCTTGCCCTCGGTGCAAATTCCACCACAATCACTGCAACCAAGGAGCGGCTGAATGTAAAATCGGGGCCCTACATTTGGCATCGTGTGCGTGAATATGATGCTATTGATATCATTCAATTCTTTGTAAACGGCGTAGGCCTTAGCCACGATCATGGTGATTCGGTTAAGCTGCTCGACGCGATGCACATCGTACGGCCAGTGGCAGACAACCTGCCTGGACACATTGCAGCTTTAGATATCAAGCGTACTCTTCAGACCTTTTTCGGGCTTGAGGACAAAGAGATCTACGGTGTTCCGACGCATCGGAACCCAGATCACACTTAGAGCGTTGACATAAGAGATCGCAGTCCCCGCGTCGACTAGGTTCATCTATGGGGCAATTAACCTACCAATCACAAACAGAGGAACTTTCAGATGAGCCGACAGAGCCATTGGATGAGAATGTCGCAAGCAGGGAAGAGGAATTAGCACGAGAATATCGTCTAAGTTTGCTCATTGCACGCATTGGCCTCGCACTAATTGCAATCCGCTTCTACGTTCTATATTCGATAGGAGATGATTCGCCAGGAGTAGGAATAGAGGTTTTTGCCATACTCTTCCTATATTTTGCCTTCTGTGGAATATCGTTTCTAGTATTGCTACGATGTAGATTGAGGTGCCCCAAGGGACGAGGTATCGCTTCTTGGAGAGTTCTTTTCATGCCGATAATGTTTGCGGCATCGAGCATTGTAGTTCTTTTGCTCCCACTTACTATTGAGTGGGTACGTCATATCTTGGGCTTCAACTAATGAGCGACAATTTGAGCGAACATGATCCGCGGGAATTGGCGTTGCTTGCGGCATTCGAAACACTTGTGAAGGTGGTCAGTAAAGGACTTGGAGTCCAGCTTCTTTGTGCGTTGCTTGGGCTTGTCGCAAATGCACTCAACGTTTTGATACTGTTGGGAGTACCGATGTTCTTTACTAACATGGTAGTGACTTTCGTTTTAACATTGAAGTTGCTGTGGTTTCGACTCAAATGTCCCAAGGGTAGTGGGATATCTGGTTGGAAAGTTTCGGTTGTGCCGATTCTGTTCGTTTTATCCTCAATTGGATTGCTTTGCCTGTCCATTTATGTCTGGATTCTATATGAGAGGGAACGATCGTAACCAAATATGCGCCATTCGAAAGAAATGTCGCGTCAGGGAGAAGACACTAAGCATGCAGAAGCAACCGGATTTTGAAGCCATCGAATTGCGCGATAAGTACGAATTGTCAGTCATCGTCGCCAAAGTCGGCATGTTTGCATATGTCATCCACTGGCTCGCCTTGAGTATCGGCGGGATTCCGAGCGCATTGAACGTCGTTCTCTGGAATGTTCTTGTACTAAACTTTCTGTTTGCCCTGTTTCTGATCCCTCCACTAATCTTCCATTGGTTTAGGTGTTCCGGTAAAGCGCGACTACCGTTTTGGGCGTGATTGCGCCATCGTTAGCTTTGGTGATCGTCGCATTATTTTTGTTTCGGTCCGAGCTGATGTCAATGTCGAATACTTTTAACTTGATGGACTGACCGGAGCTGCTTCTCGGGCATTAGTGATCGATCTCAACGTCATTGATCGTGTCTCGAAATTTTGCACTCCACTTAGCCTATGCAGCCGCAAACTCTGTTCAATTGGCATTTGATCCTTGAGCTCCTGCAAGGGGCAGGAAAACACGCCCCAAAACCCCCACAAAAATGACCGCAAAAATAACAGGGATGCGCGATATTCACGAAAAAGTCATGATAGAAACTGTTTTCGCGGTCAAATATTTCATATAATTGCCTTGGAGGTTTCCGCGTAGTTTTGCGGGAGTGGGCCTCCGGTTTTCTCGGCCTCAGGGCCAGGGATGCATTTATGAAATTGAAATCTATTCTACTTGTTGCAATGGCAGTGGCTTCGGTGCCCGCATTCGCCCATTTCGAGACGTACTATGGCGTACTTTCTGGAGCAAACGAAGTACCAGCAAACTCCTCACCAGCAACCGGCTGGGCTCGAGTCACGCTCGACCTCGACCTGTTCACCATGCGCGTCGAAGCCCAATTCTCGGGTTTGACCGGTAACACCACAGCATCGCACATCCACGCCGGCAATGGTCCTGGCACTAATGGTGGCGTTGTCACTACTTTGCCGTCGTTCCCAGGATTCCCTCTCGGCGTCACCTCGGGAACCTACGACAACACGTTTGATATGGCTCTCGCCAGCAGCTACAACCCGACCTACATCGCGAATAACGGCGGTACGGTCTCTACGGCGTTCAACGCGTTCCGATCGAAGTTGCTGCTCGGGCACGCATACTACAACATCCACACCACAACCTATGGTGGCGGCGAACTCCGCGCAAATCTGCAGGCAGTTCCAGAGCCAGGAACCATGATCGCTGTCGGTGCTGGCCTTGCCGGTATCGCCGCTCGCAAGCGACGAAAGAAAGCCTGAATCCAGTCTGATTCAAAATCATCTCCCCGCTGTTGATTTCAACAGCGGGGAGATCTTGTTTTCGCCCTGAATGGCTGCCGGGTAACCTCGGTTCATGACCGACTTTCTGACGACATACCGCCTCACACGCCAGCGCTTCGACGACCTCGTGCGAAGCTTTCCCGAGCAGCATTTCCACCACCGAATTGTGGCGGAAACGCTTACGATGGCGGAAATGGCGATGCACGTTGCGGGTGTCGAGATCTACGTGATCACGTCGCTCTTGGTGCGCGAAACCAATGAATGGGAGAAGCGGATGATCGGCTGCGCGTTCAACGGCGTGGTGAACAACAACCCTTTCCCGTTCAGCGAATCCGAGATGACTCGGGAGTCAATGCTGAACGCGCTGGATGAAGCGCGCAAACTCACTGAATCGGTGATGAGTTCGGGCGATGACTCGATCCGCCGCCGAGAAATTAAGAGCGTTCTTGGGCCGATGATCGATGGTGATGGCGCAATGGCCAGGCTCTGCGCGCACCCGTTCTATCACCAAGGGCAGGGGTATCTGATCTTGCAACTTGTCGCGGGCTAACAATCCCAGAGTCAATTACGTTTTTCCTTCTACCGATTACTCATGAGACAAGCCGTTTCATCTAAGTCAGCGGCCCATGGCTGAGATCAATTGCTTAGAAATGCGCGATGTGCGATCCGAATGATGATTGAGCCGACTCAGACCCTAGAGAAAGTAAACACCCTGGGTTCGTCTCGATCGAATCTTTGTACTTCTAAATGAAGTGATTGCTTATCGTCTGTCCATGCCTTGATTGGTACATTCGATATTGGAATGATTAGATCGTTCAGTGGTTCAGGGGTTTTTCCAGGAGCTTGGTGGAGGCACCTCCGAAACGCTTCGGTGACCACCTCCAGCTCTTTTGAAAAATAGCTGATTTTGAACTCTGTATCGTCTTCTAGAGGAAGCTCAAGCACTTTCGCTACAATCGGATAGGCCAGCAACGAACTCATAATTTTGAAATTCGCATTCGAAATGGCAATGCGTTGTTGTTCGAGAGGAAGCCGAGTCGACCGAACTTTCTCAACGACTCCTGCGACTATATCGGCCTTAACATTTCCTTGACTCATGCGCAATTCAGCAACTGCCAATCCGGCTGGAGGAATTTCTGCTTCGCTTTCCGACATACCGAACCTTTCATAACCCTTCGGCAATTTTGAAATCTCTATAGATTGGAACATCTCTACAATCTGAAATTGGTAAATAGATTTCCAATTTGGTACTGCAGTATCCTTCATAGTCTTGATAAGAAACCACTCGTACCTAGGGTCGTTGGTTTGATACGCAGATGCCATGATTTGGTTTACGAGAATGGATGTCATGCTGCTGTGAACCACGCCGGCGATAACTCCTGGAATATGTTTTAGTTGGAGGATAAGTCGGTCCGCCACTCGAAATCGCGCTAACGCCTGCATGTGGTCGCCATCTGCGCTTGAAACAAATGCCAGCTTGGACATTACATTCACCCAATTCCGATAAACGGACAATTCTGGGAAAATGACTCCCGCGCCGTCTTCCCAATTGCGTTCCAGTAGCAAAAAATCGTATTCTGCCAATCGCTCTATTTTTGTTAACTCAGGAGCGTTTGCCTTTTCAAACTCGCGCCACTTTTGAAGGTCGATTTGGCCTTCAGGTACGGGAGTCAAGAACCGATAGGAATTTCGTCCACGACCCAGAATCTCCTGGTAGAGGGTGGCTCCGTTTTCGTCTTCAGAAACTTGCGGTAACGACTGCTTAAATTCGGCCAATGTCGTCGGCAGCCCAATTTGCTTTGCAACGGCAAGATTCTTTTCCAGGTTTGGCTCAGGAATTTCTTCACCCTGGCTCACTCCAAGGCATATTGCCAACACCAACGCCAACGATAAGGAATGCACTCAGTCATAATACTTCTAATTGCTGAGGTACAAGCGTGTTATTCTTTTGCCAGCCTCGAAGTCGAACCTGATCGGCTAATTATTATCGCCAACTGGAGAGTCAAAGTGATCTCCATAGATTAGATACTTCTAGGATAACAAGAACTTCAGCATAGAATATTCAAATGAGTGTGAAACAGGCCGACTCTGCAGACCTCGATGGAAGCATCGCACAAAGGCGCCTCAAGATGAGCGTTTGGCTCGCCATTTTCGGAACCGTCGCAAACTCAATATTCGTGAACTTGTATGTTTGGTCTGCTGTCTGGCGAAGAGAATTATCCACTGAAATAGTGGGGAATCATGGCCCGTGGGCCTATACAATCCATGATTCCAGAATGAGCGGCCTGTTCAACCTCAATCTTGTTTGGAGCGTCGCTTGTTTTGTGACGATGACCATTCTGAAGGCACGTTGCAGGCCCAAAACGGGCGTCGGGTACTTAGTTATCTTTTTCGTTCCAGTGATTCAATTTGTGCTGTGGCTCGTTGGTTATCTTCTGGTCGGGTGGGCCTTCGATTAGCTTCAATATTTGTCAATTAGGTCACTCATCTTGCCAGCTTATCGATCCCAATCAGCAACAAAGAAAAATACTTCACTGCGCAAGTTTAGCAAATGTTCGAAAGATGCACCAGGTAGACAAATAGTCTATTCCTGGTGCATCCAATCTCACGCTATGTAGGGGCTGATCAAGCCCGCTTTCGTCGCTTGAATAGAAATGCGCCAATTCCAGCCGAGAGGGCGAGGATTGTGCCGGGTTCCGGAGCGACCACCGAGGCCATCGAAACCGGATTTACTAACACATTGCTGCCGAACGAGTTCAACTCAGCACCGGACATCGAAACTCTAGTGATCAATCCTCGGCTGGTGTTTGTGATGTCCTTACCGGTGTAATAACCTCCAACGTGTCCGCCAGCCGCGCCAGTGGCACTAGCCAGTGAATTTAGCGTAAACGATGCGAGGAAACTTGTACCGGTGCTACCAATATAAGAACCCCGCCCAATCCCAATAAAGGTGCTAGTAGTTAAAAACGAGTTGCTCGCAGAAACGGAAATCTGTGCCGGAGCACTTCCGGCGGTGTAAGTGACGGTATTCCCGTTGGCATTAAAAGTACTGTTATATTTGTAAGCGTAACTCGTCCCGGCGCGGACTTGGTGCGTTAGGAACACTCCAAACTCATTCTTTGCGATTCGGTCAATCGAGGTTGCGCCAGGATCAGTGTAAAGAGTCGATGGCGATAGGAAACCGCTGTAGATCGTCGAACTGTTAGCCGAGCTAATCACGTTTGTTCCGTTTACGAAATAGATATTGGAATTGACCATATCGAGTGCAAAGCTTGTTGCACTGACAGTCGCATCGGCGATAAGTTGACCTGAGTTGTAGTCATAAACGAACATTCGGCCGTTGGTGAGAACCCAAGCTTCGTTGGTGCCCTTCTTGATCTGGATCTCTCGAATGTCGGTATTGAACGCTCCGAACGAACCGAGGTAGACACCAGAGTCTCCGTCGAATCGGTGGATTTTTCGAGTGGCGGTTGTAGACGATCCGTTGTCTGCCGCCATAACGAGCTCAAAACTTGCGAATGCGTTGCCACCAACTAGTGCAACTGACGCCAACAAAATCAGCTTGGACATTCCAAGATTATATGCCAAAGAAGGCGAAAGTGGGAATGTTTATTTACGAGTTTCGAGGCAACCTTCATCGCTGAGTGCTCGTTCGATTCGATAGTCCGGATAGAGCCAAATCACGCCCACGATACAATACAGCACGATCGAAATCACCGGCTGGAATTGCGAAATTCCGATGGCCATGGTGTACAGCAAGAGCGAGATTCGCCCCTTAACGTCCTCGCCAATCGCTCTAGCCAGAGCTGAATCACTTTCGTGATGC harbors:
- the groES gene encoding co-chaperone GroES, with product MANIKPLGDKVVVKLIEAEEKTASGLYLPDSAKKKPTEGEVIATGNGRVLDNGQRNTLNVKVGDRVLFSKYGGNEVNVDGQDYTILDEDQIYAIVNN
- the groL gene encoding chaperonin GroEL (60 kDa chaperone family; promotes refolding of misfolded polypeptides especially under stressful conditions; forms two stacked rings of heptamers to form a barrel-shaped 14mer; ends can be capped by GroES; misfolded proteins enter the barrel where they are refolded when GroES binds), whose amino-acid sequence is MSAKNLTFEESARRALERGVNKVADAVKVTLGPKGRNVVLDKKWGSPTITKDGVSVAKEIELEDPNENMGAQLCKEVASKTNDVAGDGTTTATVLAQSIVNEGLRYVAAGGNPIAVKRGIDKAVALVVEQIKAASEPVKDKEQVEFVATIAGNDPEIGKHVAEAMDKVGKDGVITVEESKSRETVLEVVEGMQFDRGYISPYFVTDPERMEAVLENPLILIHEKKISSAQDFLPFLEKASTARRPILILAEDIEGEALATIVLNKIRGVLQIAAVKAPGFGDRRKAMLEDIAVLTNGTFVSEDLGTKLDNVTIDLLGTAKKVVITKEETTIIEGAGTKDQVLGRIAQIKAQIEATESNYDREKLQERLAKLSGGVAVIKVGASTETELKEKKHRYEDALSATRAAVEEGIVPGGGTTLLRAADAIDASKSEGDELTGMLIVKRALEAPLRTIAENAGMEGSVVVGQVRGSKAPMGLNAATGEMVDLVKSGIVDPAKVTRSTIQNAASIAGLVLTTEVLVVEKPEPKKAMPNPGMGGMDGMDY
- a CDS encoding CHRD domain-containing protein — translated: MKLKSILLVAMAVASVPAFAHFETYYGVLSGANEVPANSSPATGWARVTLDLDLFTMRVEAQFSGLTGNTTASHIHAGNGPGTNGGVVTTLPSFPGFPLGVTSGTYDNTFDMALASSYNPTYIANNGGTVSTAFNAFRSKLLLGHAYYNIHTTTYGGGELRANLQAVPEPGTMIAVGAGLAGIAARKRRKKA
- a CDS encoding PEP-CTERM sorting domain-containing protein, with protein sequence MSKLILLASVALVGGNAFASFELVMAADNGSSTTATRKIHRFDGDSGVYLGSFGAFNTDIREIQIKKGTNEAWVLTNGRMFVYDYNSGQLIADATVSATSFALDMVNSNIYFVNGTNVISSANSSTIYSGFLSPSTLYTDPGATSIDRIAKNEFGVFLTHQVRAGTSYAYKYNSTFNANGNTVTYTAGSAPAQISVSASNSFLTTSTFIGIGRGSYIGSTGTSFLASFTLNSLASATGAAGGHVGGYYTGKDITNTSRGLITRVSMSGAELNSFGSNVLVNPVSMASVVAPEPGTILALSAGIGAFLFKRRKRA